A segment of the Gossypium hirsutum isolate 1008001.06 chromosome D10, Gossypium_hirsutum_v2.1, whole genome shotgun sequence genome:
GCTTCCCATATTTTAATCTACTAATCGCCACAGTGATTATATCCACTGCTTTGCATGGGAGGTATTGTGACATGATCATTGCCATTTTCACCATCTCTTTGGTTAGCACATGTACCTATAAATTACATTCAAATCCAGTTCATCTTCAAGAAGTTTACGTCGAAACAAAAGAACTGAGAAAAATATTGTAAAGATAGAGAACAGAATGAAAAGTTTTGTAAACAAAAAAGAATGGACATCATTCATTTTATGAGGGTTTTGTTCTTACCGGATTACGAACGACAATGGAAGTGTTGGCACCCCAATTCCAAAGATCGTAAGCAATCTCCATGCCAGAGTTTCCACAACCAACAACTAGAACATCTTTGCCTCTAAATTTCCTCCCATTTTCATATTGGTTAGAGTGGATGTATTCCCCTACATAGCTATCAAGACCATCGATATCAGGGATTGTACCTTGGCTATTTTCGCCACTGGCTACTACAAGAAACCTCGACGTATACACCTCAGTCTCGATCACATTGTCGGTAGTCGTCATGTTCTTGACAACAATCTGCCATTTTTCAGCGTCCGAATCATAAATAACTGACTCAACGGATCGGAGATATCTTGGGGTTATGCCAAAGTGTGAGACGTAATTGTCTAAGTAATCTATAAACCCATTTTTGGGAACATAAGTTGGTGCATTAGGTGGGAAATCCATGTATGGAAGGTGGCAAAATTGCTTTGCTAAGTGAAGTTTGAGGCGATCATATGACCTTTTCTTCCAAAGAGAAGCATAGCAATCCTCTCTTTCCAACACAATGTTAGGGATCGAAAGGCGGTTCAGGCAAGCCGAGGTGGCTAGGCCGGCAGGGCCTGCTCCCACAATAACAACCATTGTTTCCTCCATGCTTTAAGGTTTGTATGGTGTCACTTTACTTGAAAATTTATTCGTCTTGTCTGATTATTTACTTTGCATGCAAAGATAAGAGACGATAAAATCTAAGGATACGATAAATTTTAATGATTGGGCGtcttttatatttgaaaaaaaatcaattcaatgaGTATTTGTTCGTGAAAatcttataaaataaag
Coding sequences within it:
- the LOC107916077 gene encoding probable indole-3-pyruvate monooxygenase YUCCA11; amino-acid sequence: MEETMVVIVGAGPAGLATSACLNRLSIPNIVLEREDCYASLWKKRSYDRLKLHLAKQFCHLPYMDFPPNAPTYVPKNGFIDYLDNYVSHFGITPRYLRSVESVIYDSDAEKWQIVVKNMTTTDNVIETEVYTSRFLVVASGENSQGTIPDIDGLDSYVGEYIHSNQYENGRKFRGKDVLVVGCGNSGMEIAYDLWNWGANTSIVVRNPVHVLTKEMVKMAMIMSQYLPCKAVDIITVAISRLKYGKLSKYGIRMPTKGPFHLKETTGRSPVIDVGTISKIKSGEIKVLPGMECIKDNEVVFTNGATVQFDAIVFATGYKSTVRNWLKGSYESFDEKGMPKRSFPYHWKGGNGIYNAGFSRRGLRGISSDAQNIANDIYINITAD